GTTTGGCATTTCAGTCATGGGATTTGTCAAAGGAATATGTGAAGTTATTCTGTTTGCGTAGGGTAAAAGGTGCCCAGTTGTATTTAAATTATTACAGTTGATTATTGCTGATTCTAACTTAGCACAGAATATTTCTGCTTCTTGTCTGTTTCTGGGCATTGGCTTTTCATAGATACTATATTTTTGTTTTAGAAAATTTTTTGCTTCTGTCGCATTCATGAATGACTTTGCTCTTTCAGCAAAATGCAAAATATACCAATATTCAATTGATGGATAATTAAAGAATACAGCCCATTTTGTTCTTTTGTTTGAAAGTTTTTTGGCTGAATTTTGCAGTGTAATGAGACTGTTAATCTTGGTTTCTGATAATTGTGTATTTTCAAGATCTGTTAAAAAAAATACAGCGTCAAAACTCGTAGGACATATTAGAATATGTTTTTGTGCAGCTTCAATTGAATTTAGTTTTCTTGCATCTATTTTTATGGTGTTCGATTTAGATGAAACACAGCTGTTCAAAACATATTTTGCGTAGTTTATTTCTGTCCTTCCATCACAAATTAATAAAATATTTATATTTTGGCGGCGCTGATTTTTTGGTGTGATCTTTGGACGTGCCATTATAAGCCACCGTCCCAGTCGACCTCTGGAACTGCACCGAATCGCCCATCAAGGTAATCTTTATAAAGTTTTTGTCCGCGATCATTTTTAGCGACTGACCCAACGCCCTTAAATTCAGACAGGCTGAAAAGCCTTGTTTCAAAGGTTTCTTTATCCTTTTCAGTAAAATAAATTTCGTCTGGGCGGAGGAGAGTTTTGTCCATGACGGTTACGTCGTGGGTAGCAAAAATTAGTTGTGCGCCGTTAGGGTTTGTTTCTTTGTTCGTGAAAAGTTGGATTATTTTTCGGACTAGGTAGGGGTGCAAGGCACTGTTAAATTCGTCAAGAATCAGCTGTGTTCCCATTTTAAGTGACATAATGATTGAACTTGATATATTGAAAATTGTTTGGGTTCCATTTGATTCCTCATTCTGCAAATCTAATGAGGTTTTATTACCGTGAACGTCTAGATGTATAAAATTTGTTGTTAACAATGAATTGAACCATTTATCAGGAGAATTCAAAACATATTCCTCGATGGGAGTATTTTTCTTAGAATTATTCTTTTTTTTAAATGAAAGGTCATGGATATTAATATCAGCAGATTTTAGAAGAGAAATGATTTGCTCTTTTTCAATGACTTTAGAGTTAACAACATTAGCTGTAATTAAACTAGGGAAGTTAGCAGTGTGAGATATTAGCAACCTGTTAAACCATTTAGTAATATCCTTAAATGTCGATATTTCACCTTTGTTATCTAAATATGCAAGAGCTGTTTGTTGGTTATTAATCTCCGCTTTCCACATATCTAGAAATCTTTTTTGTGGGTGGATTGAACGGTGAAGATCTATCTTGTTTTGTTTCCTGTTAATAAGGATTACTTCCCTTGCTCCTTTTGTGTTGGGAATTACAGTCAATTTTTCGCGGATAATTTTTTCTGGAACAAGATCAAGCCAATATTGATACATGTATCCATCTTTAGCGATGAATTTTATCATGAAACAAGTTGGCTTGTTGGTGTAGATAGGATTTAAGCGGAAGCGGTTGTCTTCAAATAAGCTATCTTTTTGTCTAAGGGCAGAAGTTTGAATAATTTCTTTCAAGGAAGATAACGCTTTCAAAATATTACTCTTACCCGAAGCATTTGCCCCCAAAATTGCCACACAAGGTAAAGCCTCCGGCTCGCGTTTAATACCTGTCTGCAAGATGTTATGGTCATCATCTTTTTTGCTTTTAATAGCTGGCTGCATATATAAAGTCTGCTCTTCTCCGATAGAACGAAAATTAGCGACACTGAATTCTAATAACATGTGAACACTCTCTCAGAGTTTGTTTTGATAATTATTTAATGTTCAAGATATACATGAATGTATGAAATTTTTCCAAAAAATGGAAGTAAAAGTTCTTATAAAGTGAAAAAAGACGGTTAAGACGATATTTTATGAAGAGAGGATTAAATTTAGTTGGTGGATGTTTGTGCCAGTTTGAATGCTATGAATATTGCTTTAAAGCGTCAGTCGTTACATTCCTGTTCAAAAGCAACTTTCCAATTTTTTACCTTGTCATTGATCACACCGGACTGCCTCAGAGCTTTGTCTATAGTTCCATTTTTACGCATAATTCTGAGACCTTTTTCCAAAGCTTCGTAAACTTTTTTACCTTGCGGATTTATTTTAGAAACCATGAAGTGTCTGCTCTCTGGTAATACTATTTTAGTGTTCTGGATGGGATATAAGTCTCCAGTTTTATTTTGTATAATTAGATCAGTGTTTCTTGGAAATTCTAATATAGTGAAATCTCCCCGATTTTTATTGATCATTTTGAACAGCAGGTCATATTTGGGTGCGGTTTGGATGTATTTGAACCCACATTTTTTTAATATGGCTATGTCCATATTCCATGTGTGTTCTACCAAAGGTATTTTGTTTTTAAGATCATTCGCTACATTGGGGGATGTTAATAGTGGTGAATCTTTTTTTACATAAATCCCTTTTTGAAATTCTCCTTTGCGTATAATCGGTGAGGTTTTGTAGACAGAACTATCAAAATCCTGCTCCCACATGTCCGATGAATAAACTACTGCGCGCCCTTTTTTTACTTCGGATATACTCCTTCCCGGGTTAGGGCAGGAAATATAAACGAAATCAGCATCTATTCCACCTAAGTGCAGAGCCTGTCGTAAAAGCAGAAGTGATATAACTGGTCTGGAAGAATACGGGGAGCTGTAATCGGTAATGGCAATAGGGTTTCCACCCTTGTATTCTATTAGTTTTTGATAATTTTGCTCAGTACTTTTATTGCCCGCAACGGAAAGAATTTCCGCTGCGACTGTTCGCATTGGAAAAAGTAATATAGTCAGACAAAAAAGTAAGTAATATAGTTTCACATTGTTACGGAGTTATGGTTGTAAAAATAAGTAATCACTAATGGTTATAACTGGTATATTTGAAAAGTGAAGTTTTACCCATTTGCAATAGGCAGGGTGACTTTGATTGTAAACCCATGTTCAGAATTTTTGGCCTGTATGTAACCATGGTGCATGGTCGTAATTTTCAAGGCGGCAGCAAGCCCTAAGCCGTACCCCGGTGTGTCGTGGCCTTTTAATCTGTGGAACGGGTTGAATATTTCTTCAAGTTCTTCTTCTGGAACCGGATCATGCGTGTTGGTTATTTCAACGATAGCTTTATTTAAGATGTCTTTATCTTTTTCTGAGTGTAGCTTTACTCTGATAATACCATTTTGCTCAGTATATTTAAACGCATTTCCAATAATATTATCAAAGATTATTCTGATAGAGTTTTGATTGCAGTCAGTTATGACTACGTTTTCAATATTACTGATTATTTCAAAGTTCTTATGATCTGCGGTTGGCTGGTATTGGCGTAGCAGGTCTTGTATCAACAAACTCAGGTTAACAGATTCATCCATCGGCGGAGCTGTGTGCATATCCAGTTTTGAAAATTCTATTATTTTACCGATGAGTGTATCCATATGGATAATCTCTGACTGCATTCCACTAATGAGTCCTTTGCACTGATCTGTTTTGTTATCATTTATCTTTTCTCTGAGCATTTCCAAAGAAATTCCCATCCGTGCAAGCGGGCTTCTCATTTCATGGGATACATTGGCAGTAAGTTCTCTGTTACTCTTAATCGTTTTTTCAAGGCTTTCAGCCATGTGGTTGAATGTTTTGGCAAGATCTGCAACTTCATCTTTACCACGTACTTTTACACGCTGGGTTAAATCACCTTGTCCCAGTTTTGCAGCAGAGATAGTAAGTTTTTTTATAGGTCCGATTATACGCAGAGCTACTGGGAAAAGGAAAATTGCAGCCAGTATTGTGATAAAAAGTTGTCCGCGCAGAAACCATGTTTCTTCTTCGAACTGTCTCCATGGATGAAATAAATGGTAACTAAAAGGATAGCCTGCCGGAATATCGGAAGTATATGTTCCATAGATGGACTTCATGCCTTTACGTCGTCCTTTATATATATATACGTCTGCCGGAGTCTTTGAAGGTTCTTCTGTCAGGTGTTGAGCTAGGTCAGGGACTGTTTCTTTTGATGATGCAACAACTTCTGAATATGGTCCCGTAATCCAGATATCAGCTTTGAAAGATTTGCTAAGAGTTGCAAGTATTGGAGTGAGGATTTCTTTTTCCTGTTCCGGCGAAAGGCGCTTCTTTGATATCTCCATTTCCGTGAGGTCTTTTATGGCCATTAATTGGCTTTCAGTTCTTCTTACATGGGGATTATCAGCCCATCTGGAGTGAAGTATCCATATGACCGTAGACTCAGAAATCATGAGTACCAGCAGGAAGGCTAGAAAGATTTTCAGGTAAAGTCTGCTTATTTTCATTCTTCACCTACGAACATATACCCGGTTCCCCAAATGGTTCGTATGCGTGATTCATGCTCCGGGTATGGTTTAAAGAGTGCTCTTAGTTTGCTGATATGAACATCAATGCTGCGGTCAAAGGCATTAAAATCTTTTCCCCAGACTAAAGTCATCAAATCATCACGGGTAAGCGGAGTTCCGTGGTTACTCATCAAGGCATGCAACAGTTTAAATTCTGTTGAAGACAGTTCCAGCTGTTCATCTCCGATTTCAAGTCTTTGATGGGCTACGCTCAGAGTCAGTCCGGCAACTTTTATAACTCCTGAGTTGTTTTTAGTTTCGCCGTTTCTCTCAGAATCTCTTGCGCGGCGAAGTACTGCTTTGATACGGGCTAACAGCTCACGGGGATTGAAGGGCTTGGGTATGTAATCATCAGCACCCAGTTCAAGACCTACAATACGGTCAGTATCTTCACCTTTTGCTGTAAGCATAATTACAGGAACATTTGAATGCGGGCGTAGCTCTCGCAATACTTCAAGTCCGTCTTTTCCGGGCATCATAATATCTAAAATTACGAGTGACGGTGATTCTCTTTTGACCGTTTCAACGGTTTTTTCACCTGATGGAAGAGTTAAAATTTTAAAGCCGTATCCATCAAGATATTGGGTGAGCAAGTCTCTAAGCTTAGAGTCATCATCGATAATTAGTATGGACAGTTGTTTTACCATATTACGGGAGTACCCTTACAGCTCATTTCATGGAAGAGCGAAACTGTTCTTTTTTACAATTATTAACAAATTTTATCATCATGGTAATACTCTTTTATCCCTCTTGATATATTAGAATGAAAAATGGAATGCAATGGAGATTTAAATTTATGCCTTCATATCAGTATAAAGTATTAATATACAGCTTGATTGTTGTTTTCGGATTATCCGCATGCTCACCTTTTAGGCCGGACTCACGCGAAGGGGTAACAATGGGGTTACCCCTCTCTTACACGCTTTACTCCGCTGAACCGCAGAATTTCGGTAAGTGGTGGGAGAGTTTCGGCAATGCTGAACTTAACAGTCTGGTGGAAGAAGCCCTCACAGATGATTTTAATGTACGTATCGCATGGGCAAAATTGCGTCAGCTTCGAGCTTCAGCCTTAAAAGCCGGAGCCGCAAAGTATCCTACACTTGATGGTTCCGCCGGGTATACCGGAACTAAAACGGGCTCAGACGGTACTGAAGGGAAAAAAGGTTCCACCTCTACCGATAATCAC
This sequence is a window from Desulfovibrio sp. UCD-KL4C. Protein-coding genes within it:
- a CDS encoding HAMP domain-containing sensor histidine kinase — protein: MKISRLYLKIFLAFLLVLMISESTVIWILHSRWADNPHVRRTESQLMAIKDLTEMEISKKRLSPEQEKEILTPILATLSKSFKADIWITGPYSEVVASSKETVPDLAQHLTEEPSKTPADVYIYKGRRKGMKSIYGTYTSDIPAGYPFSYHLFHPWRQFEEETWFLRGQLFITILAAIFLFPVALRIIGPIKKLTISAAKLGQGDLTQRVKVRGKDEVADLAKTFNHMAESLEKTIKSNRELTANVSHEMRSPLARMGISLEMLREKINDNKTDQCKGLISGMQSEIIHMDTLIGKIIEFSKLDMHTAPPMDESVNLSLLIQDLLRQYQPTADHKNFEIISNIENVVITDCNQNSIRIIFDNIIGNAFKYTEQNGIIRVKLHSEKDKDILNKAIVEITNTHDPVPEEELEEIFNPFHRLKGHDTPGYGLGLAAALKITTMHHGYIQAKNSEHGFTIKVTLPIANG
- a CDS encoding ATP/GTP-binding protein, producing MLLEFSVANFRSIGEEQTLYMQPAIKSKKDDDHNILQTGIKREPEALPCVAILGANASGKSNILKALSSLKEIIQTSALRQKDSLFEDNRFRLNPIYTNKPTCFMIKFIAKDGYMYQYWLDLVPEKIIREKLTVIPNTKGAREVILINRKQNKIDLHRSIHPQKRFLDMWKAEINNQQTALAYLDNKGEISTFKDITKWFNRLLISHTANFPSLITANVVNSKVIEKEQIISLLKSADINIHDLSFKKKNNSKKNTPIEEYVLNSPDKWFNSLLTTNFIHLDVHGNKTSLDLQNEESNGTQTIFNISSSIIMSLKMGTQLILDEFNSALHPYLVRKIIQLFTNKETNPNGAQLIFATHDVTVMDKTLLRPDEIYFTEKDKETFETRLFSLSEFKGVGSVAKNDRGQKLYKDYLDGRFGAVPEVDWDGGL
- a CDS encoding response regulator, with translation MVKQLSILIIDDDSKLRDLLTQYLDGYGFKILTLPSGEKTVETVKRESPSLVILDIMMPGKDGLEVLRELRPHSNVPVIMLTAKGEDTDRIVGLELGADDYIPKPFNPRELLARIKAVLRRARDSERNGETKNNSGVIKVAGLTLSVAHQRLEIGDEQLELSSTEFKLLHALMSNHGTPLTRDDLMTLVWGKDFNAFDRSIDVHISKLRALFKPYPEHESRIRTIWGTGYMFVGEE
- a CDS encoding RloB family protein, with translation MARPKITPKNQRRQNINILLICDGRTEINYAKYVLNSCVSSKSNTIKIDARKLNSIEAAQKHILICPTSFDAVFFLTDLENTQLSETKINSLITLQNSAKKLSNKRTKWAVFFNYPSIEYWYILHFAERAKSFMNATEAKNFLKQKYSIYEKPMPRNRQEAEIFCAKLESAIINCNNLNTTGHLLPYANRITSHIPLTNPMTEMPNLIDMIKKTKPTNKN